The Salirhabdus salicampi genome includes the window AATGACTTCCAACGAGCAACAGGTATCGCGAGAAAAATGGTTACAGAATACGGCATGAGTGAAAAACTCGGGCCACTACAGTTTGGTAGTACCTCAGGTGGTCAAGTATTCTTAGGCCGTGACATTCAAAACGAACAAAACTATAGTGACCAAATTGCATATGATATTGATCAAGAGGTACAACGTTTCATTAAAGAGTGTTACGAGCGTGCTAAAACAATTCTTACGGAGAACCAGGATAAACTTGAATTGATTGCACAAACATTACTCGAAAGAGAGACATTAGACGCTTCACAAATTAAGTCATTGTTTGAAGAAGGGAAAATGCCTGAGGGAACGACAGCCGCTATCGATGCACCAAAGGAAAGCAACGTTGAAGTTTCAGAAAAAGGCAATGCCCAATCAAAGGATGATGGTGACGTGAAGGTTAACATTAAGTCAAAAGACGAACACGAACCAAACCTTGATGAAACGAAAACAGATAATGATTCGAAAAATGATGATGAACCAAAAAAATAGTTATTATTTAAAGATAGAGCTTCAGCCAGAATAAGTTGGCTGAAGCTTTTTGTTTGTGAAACTTGCAGTTGTGTGTAATCTTTGGTAAATATGATATGATGTAAAAGTGAAAGAGAAGAGAGCGATGTGATTTCTATGATATTTGTTTTAGATGTAGGTAATACAAACACTGTATTAGGTGTTTTTGAAAACGATGAGTTAGTATATCAATGGAGAATTGCTACTGATCGATATAAGACAGAAGATGAATATGGGATGCTTATTAAAAGTTTATTTGATCATAATGAGATAGAGATAAACGATGTTAAGGGAGTGATTATCTCCTCTGTAGTTCCCCCAATCATGTATGCATTAGAACGCATGTGCGAAATCTATTTCCATGTAAAGCCGTTAATTGTCGGTCAATCTTCCGTGAACTTAGGATTGAAGATGGCCTATCCGAATCCTCATGAAATTGGAGCGGACCGGGTTGTAAATGCTGTCGGAGCAATTCGAGAATACGGGGCACCATTAATAATTATTGATTTTGGTACTGCCACAACGTATTGCTTTGTCAATGAAGATAAAGAATATGAGGGTGGAGCAATCTCTCCTGGAATTAACATTGCTA containing:
- a CDS encoding type III pantothenate kinase yields the protein MIFVLDVGNTNTVLGVFENDELVYQWRIATDRYKTEDEYGMLIKSLFDHNEIEINDVKGVIISSVVPPIMYALERMCEIYFHVKPLIVGQSSVNLGLKMAYPNPHEIGADRVVNAVGAIREYGAPLIIIDFGTATTYCFVNEDKEYEGGAISPGINIATEALYAKAAKLPRIEITKPSEVVGTSTVGAMQTGLYYGYVGQVNEIVSRMKTKAKQAPKVVATGGLASLIAKESPAIDIVDPYLTLKGLYCIYKRNENNKGDR